Genomic DNA from Bacteroidota bacterium:
TTCCGGGATCGGAATTTTTCATGAAGGCTTCTCCAATGAGAAATCCGGAAAAACCTTTTTCACGCAATTGAAGAACGATGGACGGATCTGAAATTCCGCTTTCGGAAATGAGTGTGAACTGATCGCTGAGGAGCGTGGCCATTATAACAGAACGTTCTGTATTCACATCGAAATTTTTTAGATCGCGGTTATTTATGCCAATGAGAGTAATTCCATCGCCGATCTTTTCCATTTCATTTTCTTCATGCAATTCAAGCAGCACTTCCAGCCCGAGAGAAAAAGCCAGCGAAGAATATTTTTTTATTTCTTCTTTCGTCAGCACTGCAGCGATCAGAAGTATTGCATCTGCACCAATCGATTTTGCTTCGATGATTTGGTATTCGTCCACAACAAAATCTTTTCGCAACACCGGGCAATAATTGATACGGCGCGCTGCTTCAAGATCTGCATTCTTTCCGCCGAAATATCTTTCATCGGTGAGCACCGACAACGCGGATGCGCCCGCCTGCATATACGCGAGCGTGGTCGCGCCAGGATCTGCGTACGCATGGATGATCCCCTTCGAAGGGGAACGTCGCTTGAATTCAGCAATGATCCCGCTGAGATCCTTTCGCAGAATATATTTTTCAAGGGAAACCGGGGTTGTGTTGAAATACAAACTCTTTTCCAGCAGTTTTACCGGGTAAAGAGATTTCTTTTCTTCTGTTTCCTTCCGCTTGTGCGCGATTATTTCCTCTAAGATATTTTTCATTTTACATTGATGAATTTCTGAAACGATCTTTTTGCCCTGCCGGAATCGATGGCCTCTTTTGCTTTTTCAACAGCAGCGCTCCTGTCCTTTTCAATTCCCAGGCATTCCAAAGCAAGCGCCGCATTGGCAATGACAACATTTTTTTGCGCAACAGTTGCTTTATTCTCCAGCACATTCATGAAAATTTCCGAAGCCGCTGCCGGGGTTGCTCCTCCGAGTAAATCGGAAGGCAGAAGTTTTTCCATTCCGAATGAAATCGGGAAAAGAATTTCCTCCCCGTTATTCCGGAATATCTTTGCATTTCCTGTCAATGATAATTCGTCATAACCGTCGAGCGAATGCAGGATCACATATTTCTCATTGGAATGTTGCGCGATGTAATGATAAGTACGCGCCAGTTCCATACTGAAAACTCCATTCACACGATGCGAAGGTTTTGCCGGATTCACCAACGGCCCGAGCATATTGAAAAATGTTTTGATACCGAGTTCTTTCCTGATGGGCCCAACACGCTTCAACGCGGGATGAAAAAGCGGTGCGTGCAGAAAGCAAACTCCGCTTTGGTCGAGTGATCTTTTCAGCACATCATTGTCATTCGGGAATTTGTATCCTAATTGTTCCAGCACATTCGAAGAACCGCTCACGGAAGAAACTCCATAGTTGCCATGCTTGATCACTTTTCCTCCGGCGCCGGCGACAACAAACGAAGTAGTGGTAGAAATATTAAAAGTATTTTTTCCGTCACCGCCTGTGCCACACAGATCGATCGTATTTTCATTGGGCAGATCGACACGCATGCACAATTCCAGCAATGCAGAACGGAATCCACTGAGTTCTTCGGGCGTCACAGGGCGCATGAGATAAACCGTCATGAACGCCGCAACCTGCGATTCATTTCCTTCGCCTGCCGCTATGCGCGCGATCGTGTCGCCCGCCTGCTGGTGCGAGAGTGTTTCGTGCGCGAAGAGTTTTTCCAGTACTTTTTTCATTTCAGTTCTCCATAAAATTCCGCATCAGTTCTTCGCCGAATTCTGTCATGATTGATTCGGGGTGAAACTGCACGCCTGCAATTTTTTTTGTTTTGTGCTGCAATGCCATGACCTGTCCGTTCTCATCTCTCGCTGTAACGAAAATTTCTTCCGGCAGAGTTTTTTCATCCACTACCCACGAATGATAGCGCCCTGCTTTGAATGCATCAGGAATTCCCTCGAAGAGAAAACCGGAATTTTTTTCTTTGCGAATCTCGGTTGCCACACCATGAAAAACTTTTTCGAGATTGATGAGTTTCGCGCCCATTGCTTCCGCTATGGCCTGGTGGCCGAGACAAACGCCGAGAATATTTTTCTTCCCGGCATATTCTTTAATCAGCGGGAGCAGTAATCCTGCTTCAGCAGGAATTCCGGGCCCGGGCGAAAGAATGATCTTATCATATTCACCGATCTTTTCCATGCTCACCTTGTCATTGCGGAAAACATCGGGTAATTCGCCGGTGATCTTCTCCACGAGATGAACAAGATTGTAAGTGAATGAATCGTAATTATCGAAAACAAGAATTTTCATTTTTTTTATTTTGAGATTTTTTCTGCTGACTGAATGGCCTGGCGTAACGCTTCTAATTTATGATCGATCTCGCGCAATTCTTTTTCAGGAACAGAATTAATGGTGATGCCTGCTCCCGCCTGGTAATGAAGTTCGCCATTTTTGCTGAGGAAAGAACGGATCATGATCGCTGTGTTCATCGTTCCGTCAAAACCGATCAACCCGATACAGCCGCCGTAAAATCCTCTTGCCTCAGGTTCCAGTTCATCGATGATCTGCATGGATCTTATTTTCGGAGCGCCTGATAATGTTCCCGCAGGAAATGTATCGCCAAGCACACGGAAAATATTTGCATTTGCATTCAGTTCACCACTCACTTTTGAAACGAGATGAATGACGTGTGAATAACGGTGAACTTCGCGCAACGAATCTACACTCACATTGCGTGCATGACGACTAAGATCGTTCCGCGCAAGATCGACGAGCATGATGTGTTCTGCATTTTCTTTCGGATCCGCGACGAGTTCTTTTTCCAGTTTTTCATCTGCAACAGCATCGCCGGTGCGGTGGAATGTTCCTGCAATCGGGTGAATTGTTGCTCTTAGAATTCCGGATTTTGGAATTTTGGAATTTGTTATTTGTAATTGTGCTTCGGGAGATGAACCGAAAATGCGGTAGTCGCCATAATCGGCGAAAAATAAATACGGAGATGGATTTACCGCACGCAGTGACCGGTACACATTGAATTCATCGCCTGAAAATTTCCGGGAGAATTTTCTTGAGAGTACGACCTGAAAAATATTTCCTGTCGCACAATTTTTCTTCGCTGTTTCCGTCGCCTGCAGAAAATCTTTTTCGCTGATGGAACAACGTTCACCAGCATCGGCATGGAAACGATATTTGGGAACGGAATGTTGCTGCAGCGAATTTTCTATTGCAGAAAGATCGCTTTCATCGCCCGGCAACAATTGTTCGATGAGATGAATGCGGTGGCGCAGGTGATCGAATTCAATGATGGTGCGGTAAAGTGTGTAACGCAGAAAAGGAATTTCTCCCTGTGAGTTCCGTTTGCGGAATTTTACATCTTCGAGAAAAGGTATTGCATCGTAACCGAGATAACCGATCAGCCCGGTGACCACGCCATCCGGAATATTTTCTTCGGGTTTAAACGCGCTGATGAATTGTTCAAGGATCTGCGGAATACCTCTGCCTGCTTTTTGTGCAGAATGGAAATTGCAGGAAGGAATTTCAATTTTTATTTCTTCTTTTTCTCCTTTGACTTCAGCAACCGGATCAATGGCAATGAAAGAGCGGCTGTTTCTTCCTTCTGCATTATCGGCGCTCTCGAGAAGAACGGCACCGGGAAACTGATCGCGCAGGCGCAAGTACATGCTCACAGGCGTAACGGTGTCAGCGAGGATTGTTTTCACGGTGATGCGCACGGGAATGCTTCCTCTTTTGAGTTCGGGGTTCAAGGTTTCGGGTTCAAGGTTAATCTTCCCGGGTTGTGAATCAGAAATGTCTTTAAGATTCATTGTCATTTCAATTTTATCAAACAAAAAACCCGCTGTGTTCAGCGGGCTTTGTTGGTTATGATGGTTCAACAAAATGCGGCATTACACAGCGAAAGTATTCTTTCCTGCGTGCCACCAGTTTTTGTTGTTATTCATTTTCATTGGGCAAATATACGGCGAAATTCCGCAGAAATCCAAATCGGGGAAACCGGGTAGTGTTCGAAGAAATATTTTTCACAAGATTTTCATTGGTATTTTGATGAACTGCAGAATTTTTTTTAGCCCCGATACCGCAACTGGCTCCGACATTGCGGTAGCGGGAGGAAAGAAACTTTGAAGTGATGCTGTTGCGCTCCTCCAAATCATCCTAAATTTACTCATGAGAAAAATTGTACTGCTTTTATTACTGCCGCTTTTGCTGATCTCTGCTGCTGCCAAAGCGCGACATCTGCAACCCGGATTTGATGCGATGGAATTCCGGAAAATGTTTTCTATTTCGGGTTACCAGCTCGATACGGCGAAGTGGAAAAACACCTGGATGCCGTATCCAACGGGATATGATCTTGCGTATCGTTCGCCGGTGAGCGGGCTTGATAATCGCTGGGACTTGTGGAGAGCGAAAGATTCGGTTGATGTGATCAGTGTGCGCGGTACAACAGCGGAATTCGATTCATGGCTGGAAAATTTTTATGCGGGAATGATCCCGGCGCAGGGAAAATTAACGCTGGAGAACGGAAAAACTTTTGATTACAAACTTGCGGAGGATTCAAATGCATACGTGCACATTGGCTGGACCATAGGCATGGCGGAACTTGCGCCCGATATTGTAGAAAAAATAAATTCGGAATATAAAAATGGCGTGAAAGATTTTGTGATCGTGGGCCACAGCCAGGGCGGAGTGATCTCATTTTTGCTGACTTCTTATTTGTATTATGAAAAAGGAAAAAGCATTCCGGCTGATATTACATTTAAAACTTACGGAAGCGCTGCGCCTAAACCGGGCAACCAGTTTTACGCTTACGATTTTGATTTCATTACGAAAGGGGCCTGGGCTTTTCGTGTTGTGAATTCGGCGGATTGGGTTCCGGAATGTCCGTTCACTATTCAAACGCTTCAGGATCTGAGCAAGGGAAGCGCTTTTGAAAATGTGGATTTGCTATTGGGGAATGCGCCCTGGCCTTCGAAACCTGTTGCGCGGCGACTCGTTCATAAAATGAATCATGCGGCGAAACGCGCGCGGAAAAAATTCATAAAATATCTCGGGAAGCGTTCGGGGTTTGTGGTGCGCAAAAAAATGAGTGCGTTTCCTAAGTACAACTATGTAACGAGTTTCGCTTATGCAACATGCGGCGTTCCGATAATTTTACGGCCAGATGCACATTACCACGAATTATATCCCGACGATGGAAAAAGTATTTTCAGGCATCATGGTTACGGGCCGTACCTGTACTTGCTGAACCTGGATTACCCGGTTAAATGATGTACAATTTACAATTTGGCAATGCACGGATGAGTTGCGGAATTGAAAAGAATCGAATAAAAAAAGCTGCTCTTTACGGCAGCTTTTCTTTTGAAGTGAAAGTTTATGGGCATCTCTAATAACTTCGAACTGCTGCGTTGGGCTGCGTCCTCAAAATCCTCATTTACGAATAGTAAATTCCCGCCTTGCATTTCTGTGTTTTTAGAGATGCCCTTATTTATTTTTTTCTTGAAGATTTTTTCTTCGCGGCTTTTTTCCTTTTGGGTTTCCTGCGATTGCTTTTCACAATGAGGCGTTCCACATCTTTCACTCGCACTGTGGTGTTGGTGTCAACAAGTTTGGCAGGATTCACCCCAACGAACACCGCTATTTTAAGGAGGGTTTCAATGGTAATGTTCTTTCCCGATTCGATGTGATGCATATTTCCTTTATCAAGGCCTATCTGATCGCCGAGGGTGATCAGGGAAAGTCCTTTTTTGTTACGGTAATAGCGAATCCTGGCGCCAACAGCAGCGAGGAATTTGTGGGTAGGGTCATTTGTTTTAGCCATGGTTCAAAGATATGATTTTTTCCGGGTTGTGTTATATTGCAACCTCTGGGTTATGAGTTTCGAGTTTGGGGTTATGGGTTTTGAGAAATGAGAATGAATTTGAAAAACCGGGCGCGAAAATTCTGAATTCTGAATTGACTTTTTGTTGTTAGTAACTCAACAACTTTTTGTTGCGGGTATGCCCGGAGTAATTACCTTCGCGCCTTATTCTTACCCATGCCCATGAAAAAGTTTATCAGCTGCTCTATTATTTTTTGTTCATTCTTGTTTCTTCCTTTCAAAGCCAGCGCCGGCGATGATCCGCATAAGCAAGTGAAAGAAACACATGCCGGAAAGCGTGCAGATTCAAAATTCACGCATATCAGTGCGAAGTACGCGATCAAAAATCGCCTTCATTCTTATCACGATCCTGTAGATGGCGGATTCTATTCCTTCCGTCGCCACGATTATACATTTCACTTTATCCGTCGAAAAAAAGACAATTCCCCTGGCGGAAAATAATCTTCATCTTCTTTTATGGAATTCGGAAAAGCGTTGCATCCTTATTGCAAACGCTAAAATCCGGTCTATGAAAAAGTTTCTTCCCTTCCTGCTCATCCTCTTTTTTCTCCTGGGCAACAATATTCTCTCTGCCGGAAATTTTCCGCGCAATGATCACAAGCATGAATCCTTTCAATGCTGTCCCGTGAATGCGCATGCGGGTAAGCGGGCGAAATCGAGAGCCACTCATATCCATAAAAAACTTTACACGAAGAAAACAGAAAAGATAGGAACCTACGTTCAGTCGCAGGGCCAAACTGCACCGGCGAAAATCATTTCACCTGATAATGGTACTGATGGAACAGGAGCCGGTGGCGGAACATCCGGCGCACCGGTAAATGCAGCACAGCAGGTAGATGCTCCTCAGTCTGTGAATTCAATCAGGCATGACACGGATACAGATGTGCAGCGCGTGATAGAAAATGCAGACGGGAACGTACATGACAATGCGGATGTGAACGTTACTATTCCTTCAGATACTTTACGGATCGAGTTGATCAGTAATCCTAATAGCAATGGAGGAAACATTCATCAGAATAATGCACCGAGAAATAAAGTGAACGTTTCTACGACCGATGGAAATGTAATTGATGAGAAGAAAAAAGCGCCTGCCGGAAATACGGTTCCTCAGCGGAAAAAAACTTCTGAGGATAAAGCGCCAGTCCATAACGCACCGGCTCCTACAGGAGTCCTGGAGACAACTCCCTCGAGAATTACTAATGTAGATGTGATCCATAATTAAGTTGGTTGCTTGTGTTTGTTGAGTTGGCCAGAGAAGAAATCCTTCTGAAGCAACTTCACGAACTCAACAAACTTATCCAACTACAAAACGCCCTTCGTACTCGGCAAAGAATTTCCTTCGCGCTTCACAGCCATCCTGATTGCTTTTGCAAATGCTTTGAAGATGGATTCTATTTTGTGATGTTCATTTGTTCCTTCGGCTTTAATATTCAAATTACATTTTGCAGCATCGCTGAACGATTTGAAAAAATGAAAAAACATTTCCGTCGGCATCTCTCCTATTTTTTCTCTTGTGAATACTGCACTCCATTCTATCCATGGCCTTCCGCCGAAATCAATCGCGACCTGCGCGAGGCAATCATCCATCGGCAATAAAAATCCGTAACGCTCTATTCCGCGTTTATCGCCGAGCGCTTTTGCAAATGCTTCTCCAAGAGTAATAGCAGTGTCTTCAATCGTGTGGTGTTCATCAATGTGCAGATCTCCTTTCGCTGAAATTTTCAGATCGAGATTTCCGTGACGTGCCAGTTGTTCCAGCATGTGATCGAAGAATGCGAGGCCGGTAGAAATTTCTGCTTTGCCGGTTCCATCGAGATTTAATTCGACTGAAATTTTTGTTTCGTTTGTCTTTCTCTCATGAACAATAATCCTGGCGGAATCATTTGGAATTTGAGATTTGAGATTTGAGATTACTTTGAGAAAGGAATAGATCTCATCCCAATCCGAAACCACCTTTGAAATTTTATTTTCCCATCCATCCGCAGAATCATAGTTGCGGTAAAAAATACACCGGCAGCCGAGATTCTCAGCCAGTTTCACATCCGTAAGACGATCGCCGATCACAAAAGAATTGGCAAGATCAAAATCTCCATTCATGTATTGAGTGAGCATGGCCGTGCCCGGTTTGCGCGTAGATTTTTTTTCTTCCGGAAAACTCCGGTCAATAAATACATTGTGAAAACCAATCTTCTCCGACGACATGGTTTGCATAATAAAATCCTGCACGGGCCAAAACGTATTTTCCGGAAATGAATCTGTTCCCAATCCGTCCTGGTTGGTCACCATCACCAATTCATAATCGAATTCAGCTACTATCTTCCGTAGATTTTGAATAACACCGGGAAGAAAACGCAGTTTGGAAAAACTATCGATCTGGAAAGTACCGGGCGGTTCCCCTATCATGGTTCCGTCGCGGTCAATGAATAATATTTTTTTCTTTTTCATGTGGTCGCGGATTAGCGCAGATCAGCGCGGATTATTTTTCAATTCATTCACTAATTTCAGATTCTGTTGCGGTGTTCCCACTGTTATCCGCAAACATCCTTCACACAAAGTTACTTTCGAACGGTCGCGGACAATTATTCCGGCAGAAACAAGTTGATCATAAATTTTTTCAGGATCATTCATTTTCACCAATAAGAAATTCGCATCGGAAGGAAATATTTTTTTTACAAACCTGAGTTTACTCAGTTCTACCACTAATTTTTCTCTTTCACTCACTGTTTCTTTTATCCACGCATTCACCTGCTCAATATTGTCGAGCGCTTTCAAAGCAATTTCCTGCGTGGCCGCATTCACATTGTACGGTGGTTTTATCTTATTCAGCACATCGATAATTTCTTTCGAAGCGAAGAGCATTCCAAGTCGCAATCCGGCGAGTCCCCATGCTTTTGAAAGTGTCTGCATCACCACGAGATTCGGATATTCGGTCAATTCGCCAATGAAACTTTTCTGTTTTGAATAATTGATGTACGCTTCATCCACCACCACAATTCCGTGAAAATTATTAAGAATGATCTCGACCTGTTCGCGAAGGAGTGAATTCCCGGAAGGATTATTCGGCGAACAGAGAAAAATAATTTTCGTTCGCTCATCCACCACTTCAGAAATGCTTTCAATGTCGGGTTGAAAATTTTCTGTCAATGGAATTTTTTTTACAAAAACATCATTGACATTCGCACTCACTTCATACATACCATACGTTGGCGGAGTGATGATCACGTTATCAATTCCCGGATTGCAGAATGCGCGGAACAAAAGATCGATCGCTTCATCACTACCATTCCCGAGAAAAATATTTTTTGCAGGCACTCCTTTTATACCGCTTATTTTTTCTTTAAGTTTTTTCTGGAGCGGATCAGGGTAACGGTTATAATTCCTATCGGCAGGAGAACCGAATGAATTTTCATTTGCATCGAGAAATATTTCTGCATCTCCGTTGAACTCATCGCGGGCAGAGGAATACGGAGTTAATTTTTTTATGTTCTCCCGGAGGAGGTTTTCTAAGTTAAACATGCTTTTTATTTTTTGGGCGTGTCCCCGTCCTTCGACAAGCTCAGGATCGGGGTCGGGCTATCCGGTCGGCGGAGCTCCCTTCTATCCCTCACGCACAGAGCGAGGCCGAAGTGCATCACGCAATTTTTTCAGTCTTAATGTTATTGCATTTTTGTGAGCGAAAAGTCCTTCGGCTTCTGCCATAATTTCTACAGCAGGGCCGATATTTTTCAATCCTTCCTGCGATAATTCCTGGAAGGTTATTTTTTTCACAAAACTATCGAGCGAAACTCCGCTCCACGCACGCGCGTGTCCGTTCGTGGGTAAGGTGTGATTAGTGCCCGACGCGTAATCGCCCGCGCTCTCGGGCGACCATGCACCTATGAAAACAGATCCTGCGTTCACTACGCGTTCTGCAAGCGCGCGCGCATCAGCACAAGCAAGGATCAAATGCTCAGGGGCATAATCGTTTAAAATATCCATCGCTTCAGTTTCATCTTTCACGAGAATTGCAAAACTTTTTTTCAGCGCTTCATCTGCAATTTTTTTCCGGGGAAGAACTTCCAGTTGTTTTTCAATTTCATTTCTCACATTATCGAGAACCATTTTATTTTTTGAAACTACCATCACCTGGCTATCAGTTCCGTGTTCTGCCTGCGAGAGCAAATCAGCAGCAATAAATTCTGCCGGAACAGTTTCATCTGCAAGCACGGCAAGTTCTGAAGGCCCGGCGGGAATGTCAATGGCAATTCCTTCTTTCGAAACCAGTTGCTTCGCACAAGTAACGAAAGAATTTCCCGGCCCGAAAATTTTATCTACACGCGGAATCGTTCCTGTTCCATAAGCCATCGCTGCTATCGCCTGCGCTCCGCCAACTTTAAAAATATTTTTCACACCACAGATCTGTGCAGCGAAAAGAATAGCAGGATGAATCATTCCCTGCCCGACTTCGTCATTCCCGTCCGTAATGGCACGGGCAAGCAGGCGGGCATTTTCCGACGGAGGAGTGCACAGAATAATTTCTTTGCAGCCGGCGAGTTTCGCAGGGATCGCCAACATGAGGACAGTCGAGAACAAAGGAGCCGTTCCTCCCGGAATATAAAGTCCCACTTTTTCAATGGCCACATTTTTTCTCCAGCACTTCACGCCATTCATGGTTTCCACTTCCACTATCGGAGTTTTCTGAAGAGAATGAAATTTTTCAATATTTTGTTTTGCAAGCTCAATTGCATTTTTCAATTCAACCGAAATATTTTTTCCGGCATTTCCCATCTCTTTTTCCGTAACGGAAAATTCTTTCACAGCAAAGCCATCGAATTTTTCCGTGTACGCGCGCAACGCATCATCTCCGCGCGTGCGCACATCACGCATGATAGCTGCAACTTTTTCTTCCAGTTGAGAAACATCAGCAGCCGGCCGCCTGAGTTTTTCTCTCAACATATTCAGGTCTGTATATTCAATGACATTCATCTGTACATCCGTTTTAATTTGTAATCCTCCCGTTAGATAACCATCTTCTCAATAGGGACCACCAAAATTCCCTGCGCGCCTTCTGCTTTCAGTTTTTCGATCACATCCCAGAATACTTCTTCTTCAAGTACGGAATGAACGGAGCTCCATCCTTTTTCGGCAAGCGGAAGAACGGTCGGACTTTTCATTCCGGGAATGAGTTGAATAATTTTCTCCAGTTTATCATTCGGCGCATTGAGCAAAACATATTTATTCTTCTTTGCTTTTCTCACTGCACGTATGCGGAAAAGCAAACGGCCGATGATGGCTTTCTGCTCATTGGATAATTTTTTATTTCCGATAAGAACCGCTTCACTTTTGAAAACAGTTTCCACTTCTTTCAAACCATTCATGAAAAGTGTACTGCCGGAACTTACAATGTCGCATACTGCGTCGGCCAAACCAATTCCGGGTGCGATCTCCACCGAACCGCTTATCTCGTGAATTTCCGCAACGACTTTTTTCTTCTTCAGAAATTTTTCCAGTACATTCTTATAGGTGGTAGCAATTCTTTTGCCGCGCAAATCTTTCACCGAAGCATATTGATCTCCTTTCGGAATAGCAATGGATAATCTGCATTTTCCGAAACCGAGTCGTTCTACAATTTTCACATCGCTGTTTGCTTCCACCAAAACATTTTCACCGACAATACCGATATCCGCAACACCTTCCGCGACATATTCGGGAATATCATCATCGCGCAGGAAAAAAACTTCCAGCGGAAAATTCTGTGCTTCTGTTTTCAGTTTGCCTGCCCGTCCGTCAGGCGGGTTCAGCCCGTTACTGAATTCTATTCCGCATTCTTTTAAAAGGCGGATGGAATCATCATAAAGTCGTCCTGATTTCTGAATGGCAATTCTGAGTTTTCTCATATTGGTTTGTATTGAAATAAAAAAGGGCTTACCATTTCCGGCAAGCCCCTTTGCTATTGAGTATGAAACATACCACCAGCCGGCTCACCATGAGGGTGTGCTTGCGTGATGATGGTTATGAGTTGTTGTTTTCATTGAATGAGGGGGCAAATCTAAAGAAAAAGAGAGTGAATTTCCAAATGTTGCCTTAATAAGGATTGTAAAAAATGATTTTTAAACCGCATTTCATCGCTTTCCGAGTTAGAACTTTTACTGAATTCCACCTGCGTTGCGTTCTTTTCTGCAAAAAATGCAAAAAAATGCAAAGCATAATTGATTCTTGTGTTTCGCTGGCACATTCCGTTACAAAAAAATTTCTCCCCGCGATATTCCGTTTCTCCACCCTTTTTTATCGCCGCATGTTTGTGATGTCAAAAGACAAATAAAAAAATCCAAACACCAAATTCCAAACAATAACAAAATCTAAAAACCTGACCAACATGAAAAACATCATCTCCATCATCGCGCTTGTTCTTCTTTCTTTTACAATGAAAGCACAGGACACCTTAAAACTGAAAAACGGAACGAAAGTTCTCGGGGCGGTAACTGAAGTTTCTTCTTCAGAAGTAAAATTCAGAAAAACTGCCGACGGTCCTATTTATGTAATGCACAAAGATGAGATCGCATCCATTTCTTACCAGAACGGAATGGAAGAAGTATTTGACAACACATCATCTTCTTCCTCTTCTTCCTCGAACACAAATTCCGGTTCTTCCAATTCATCTGCCAACAACGAATCTAAAAAGATCGGAAATTATAATGGTAATGATGAAGGATTCACAACCGGGAAAAAACATTACGGCGGCCCGCGTATAGGAATGACTGCGATCAGTGACGGAA
This window encodes:
- the hisD gene encoding histidinol dehydrogenase; the protein is MNVIEYTDLNMLREKLRRPAADVSQLEEKVAAIMRDVRTRGDDALRAYTEKFDGFAVKEFSVTEKEMGNAGKNISVELKNAIELAKQNIEKFHSLQKTPIVEVETMNGVKCWRKNVAIEKVGLYIPGGTAPLFSTVLMLAIPAKLAGCKEIILCTPPSENARLLARAITDGNDEVGQGMIHPAILFAAQICGVKNIFKVGGAQAIAAMAYGTGTIPRVDKIFGPGNSFVTCAKQLVSKEGIAIDIPAGPSELAVLADETVPAEFIAADLLSQAEHGTDSQVMVVSKNKMVLDNVRNEIEKQLEVLPRKKIADEALKKSFAILVKDETEAMDILNDYAPEHLILACADARALAERVVNAGSVFIGAWSPESAGDYASGTNHTLPTNGHARAWSGVSLDSFVKKITFQELSQEGLKNIGPAVEIMAEAEGLFAHKNAITLRLKKLRDALRPRSVREG
- a CDS encoding ATP phosphoribosyltransferase is translated as MRKLRIAIQKSGRLYDDSIRLLKECGIEFSNGLNPPDGRAGKLKTEAQNFPLEVFFLRDDDIPEYVAEGVADIGIVGENVLVEANSDVKIVERLGFGKCRLSIAIPKGDQYASVKDLRGKRIATTYKNVLEKFLKKKKVVAEIHEISGSVEIAPGIGLADAVCDIVSSGSTLFMNGLKEVETVFKSEAVLIGNKKLSNEQKAIIGRLLFRIRAVRKAKKNKYVLLNAPNDKLEKIIQLIPGMKSPTVLPLAEKGWSSVHSVLEEEVFWDVIEKLKAEGAQGILVVPIEKMVI